From one Leptospira stimsonii genomic stretch:
- a CDS encoding sugar phosphate nucleotidyltransferase: MKFFIPAAGFGTRMKELTREIPKPLLPINGIPLIYYALFQAWIQNAEGAVINLHYHGEKIREVLKKFSLFPLIFSEEKKEILGTAGGIRTGLEKAGWMGGTIGIINPDFLYFPNSDFSLPTSLENEDCLLYLLPQSDSTSYTGLGLENGKIRFGFGKFFYIGISILNSSVLEGISPESFADLSQTFKELSEKQRLGGDLFRGEALDLGEKEYYLSLKDRDFSQKLDSRWKEFIKLCDLS, translated from the coding sequence TTGAAATTTTTCATACCAGCCGCAGGCTTCGGAACCAGGATGAAGGAACTCACCCGAGAGATTCCGAAACCTTTGCTTCCGATTAACGGAATTCCGTTGATCTACTACGCGCTCTTTCAGGCTTGGATTCAAAATGCAGAAGGCGCCGTAATCAATCTTCATTACCACGGCGAAAAGATTCGGGAGGTTTTAAAAAAATTCTCTCTTTTCCCTTTGATTTTTTCCGAGGAAAAAAAAGAAATTCTTGGAACCGCAGGTGGGATTCGAACCGGCTTAGAAAAAGCAGGATGGATGGGTGGAACGATCGGGATCATCAACCCTGATTTTCTTTATTTTCCAAATTCCGATTTCTCGCTTCCGACTTCTCTGGAAAACGAAGATTGTCTTCTTTATTTGCTTCCTCAATCGGATTCAACAAGCTATACGGGGCTCGGCTTAGAGAACGGAAAGATCCGTTTCGGTTTTGGAAAATTTTTTTACATCGGAATTTCGATTTTGAATAGTTCCGTTTTAGAGGGAATTTCACCGGAATCGTTCGCGGATTTATCCCAGACTTTTAAAGAATTATCCGAAAAACAAAGATTAGGCGGCGATCTATTCCGCGGAGAAGCCCTGGACTTAGGAGAGAAAGAATATTATCTTTCTCTAAAGGACAGAGATTTTTCTCAAAAATTGGATTCTCGGTGGAAGGAATTTATAAAACTCTGCGATCTTTCTTAA
- a CDS encoding aminoglycoside phosphotransferase family protein — MNASLSLTDTELKFLQFSGKLPQKITPITSEASDRKYFRVEYSDQNLILCKDVRFQHDFIEIADFLSHENFIVPEIYKKDLIHYLILMSDGGERDLTSVTDDVEYRDWLVKSLELLVKLQKTDPMPPVSSREFDVEKFHFESEFTYFNFLKFRKQFQLETQLRSEVKIFIEECSSYLAEYPIKVFCHRDFHGRNLLINSQNEICMIDFQDARMGTPFYDLASILYDAYRPIPFAMRQGLYQLFIKLSDQSFPRSKECYYLQCLQRSYKALGSYFYLVSEKKMDKYRESVLGCLDNLIEIVQAGLFPDQLFVFFHLLREELLSNYSFIKNK, encoded by the coding sequence ATGAACGCTTCCCTCTCTCTGACCGATACAGAACTTAAATTTTTACAATTTTCCGGAAAACTTCCTCAGAAGATAACTCCTATCACTTCGGAGGCATCGGACAGAAAATATTTCCGAGTCGAGTATTCGGATCAAAATCTGATTCTTTGCAAAGACGTTCGATTCCAACACGACTTTATTGAAATCGCTGATTTCTTAAGTCATGAAAATTTTATTGTTCCCGAAATTTACAAAAAAGACCTAATCCACTATTTGATCCTCATGTCCGACGGAGGAGAAAGGGATCTCACTTCCGTAACGGACGACGTAGAATACAGGGACTGGCTCGTCAAATCCTTGGAGCTTCTCGTAAAGCTTCAAAAAACGGATCCGATGCCTCCGGTGAGTTCGCGAGAATTCGACGTGGAAAAATTTCATTTTGAAAGTGAATTCACATATTTTAATTTTCTAAAATTTCGGAAACAGTTCCAGCTTGAAACTCAACTGAGGAGCGAAGTAAAGATTTTTATCGAAGAATGTTCCTCTTATCTGGCGGAATATCCGATTAAGGTTTTCTGTCACAGAGACTTTCATGGACGGAATCTTTTGATCAATTCTCAAAACGAAATTTGTATGATCGATTTTCAGGATGCAAGAATGGGAACTCCTTTCTACGATCTCGCAAGCATCCTTTACGACGCATACAGACCGATTCCTTTCGCTATGAGACAAGGACTCTATCAACTTTTTATTAAGTTGAGCGATCAGAGTTTTCCGCGGTCAAAAGAATGTTATTATCTTCAATGTCTGCAACGTTCTTATAAAGCTCTGGGTTCCTATTTTTATCTCGTTTCAGAAAAGAAGATGGATAAATACAGAGAAAGCGTTCTCGGATGTTTGGACAATCTGATAGAGATCGTTCAGGCCGGATTATTTCCGGATCAGCTTTTTGTTTTCTTTCATCTTCTCAGAGAAGAACTTTTGTCGAATTATTCTTTTATTAAAAATAAATAA
- a CDS encoding hybrid sensor histidine kinase/response regulator has translation MESKYTSVLVIDDESDIRTVLERVISREGYQVFLAKDYDSAIEIIRNYDIDVVISDIVMNGKNGIEVTKEIRKINENIPVILMTGNPDLTTAEEAVRNRAFDYISKPIRRTNILEVLEKAKIEKESRDRHTESLIQSTTENTKLAQRAKDLYLQNYNILNATSDCVITLNQDLKFSSLNQAALNAFGYKEEEILGKHISILIPPGRESLYMEKVALLLKRKGKKQIARISHSDLKSKSGEVRTFDISVCYYDVEGQTYYTGIARDITNKLLISEKLIDAERRAFLSTLASSIGHEINNSLTAIQGHIEIAKLPDSTDSVRQKAIQITWGQLIKLKTLTNNLLQLGKPGESLRKHSEPINLNESVESVIDVFQKTSRLKNCQIHFRPEPTPVLVESNQDQLSLLLSNIMLNSADATGNRGNITISVRIRNHHPIVSILDDGIGMNEEVIQKIYQPYFTTKGIGKGTGLGMFVAKEIADQYGIRIEIESEPNSGTEFRLVFPDKV, from the coding sequence ATGGAATCTAAGTATACATCAGTACTCGTTATAGACGACGAATCGGATATCCGAACGGTTCTTGAAAGAGTCATCTCCAGAGAAGGTTATCAAGTATTCCTCGCCAAGGACTACGACTCCGCGATCGAGATCATCCGCAATTACGATATCGACGTCGTCATTTCCGATATCGTTATGAACGGTAAGAATGGAATCGAAGTCACTAAGGAAATTCGAAAGATCAACGAAAACATCCCGGTGATTCTGATGACAGGGAACCCGGATCTGACCACCGCCGAAGAAGCCGTAAGAAATAGAGCTTTCGATTATATTTCAAAACCCATCCGAAGAACGAATATTCTGGAAGTTCTGGAAAAAGCAAAAATCGAAAAGGAATCCAGAGATAGACATACGGAATCCCTGATTCAATCCACCACCGAAAACACAAAACTCGCCCAAAGAGCCAAAGACCTTTATTTACAAAATTATAATATTCTGAACGCCACGAGCGACTGCGTAATTACCCTCAATCAGGATTTGAAATTCTCAAGCCTAAACCAAGCGGCGCTCAACGCATTCGGCTATAAGGAAGAGGAAATCTTAGGAAAACATATCAGCATTCTGATTCCTCCCGGAAGAGAAAGCCTTTATATGGAAAAGGTTGCTTTGCTTCTAAAAAGAAAAGGGAAAAAGCAGATCGCAAGAATCAGCCATTCCGATCTCAAAAGCAAAAGTGGAGAGGTTAGGACTTTTGATATTTCTGTTTGTTATTACGACGTAGAAGGTCAGACCTATTACACTGGAATTGCAAGGGACATTACGAACAAACTCTTGATCTCAGAAAAGCTGATCGACGCTGAAAGAAGGGCATTTTTATCCACGCTTGCCTCGAGTATCGGACACGAAATCAATAATTCTCTTACTGCGATTCAAGGCCATATAGAAATCGCAAAACTTCCGGACTCCACGGATTCGGTTCGGCAAAAAGCGATCCAGATAACATGGGGTCAATTGATCAAATTGAAAACCCTTACCAACAATCTTCTTCAACTTGGAAAACCTGGAGAGAGTTTAAGAAAACATTCGGAACCGATCAACCTCAACGAGTCGGTCGAGAGCGTGATCGACGTGTTTCAAAAAACTTCGCGTCTCAAAAACTGTCAGATTCATTTTAGACCGGAGCCGACACCGGTTTTAGTGGAGTCGAATCAGGATCAACTTTCCCTTTTATTGTCTAATATCATGTTGAATTCCGCGGACGCGACTGGCAACCGAGGGAATATTACAATTTCAGTACGTATTAGAAACCACCATCCGATCGTCTCGATCTTGGACGATGGAATCGGAATGAACGAAGAAGTGATTCAAAAAATTTATCAACCGTATTTTACAACCAAAGGAATCGGAAAAGGAACCGGATTAGGAATGTTCGTTGCAAAAGAAATCGCAGATCAATACGGAATTAGAATCGAAATCGAATCGGAGCCAAACTCAGGAACCGAATTTCGTTTGGTATTTCCGGACAAGGTATAA
- a CDS encoding ATP-binding protein translates to MPESLLSVLHSFFYPVKEGILALDTETETILYLNPALERLLNYSIDELTGKPLDLILPSPTQPRETLTVKRNEPLKVYWQLRDKNGERKLVNFTVNTSNFLGKDVFLFYFTDRSEIQQTELRLYYMQSVLRTLRLLRQNLRYLTSESLVFQKLCDTLKENPHYFLVWAFFFKDGELQVLGQKDLNPDLKQKIHSFITSDSPFPMRNLIDSKDNFIIHEFGNGKYPEWESIFSDHKFRRSLSIGIRDKENLLGGIEILSLEGMAFDSGENFLYEEIISDVHTSLQNAKTERTRIENSKKLQFQGALLNSIEVPLISTDDEGYITYGNRSLEKILGVYKEDFIDSHIGEFLNLSQEVIDRFSKEEFRTEIIMKIFPDIEAPMLLASSRIRDEYGNSIGTILLLLDISEQKKNEELIRSSEIKLRNLFSAMNNGIVILTPKGIILEVAPILKFLLFQILNVNPGEDFFSLFVKSVSNELKKGIESCLTSQRAVFLDLPIQFIEGEENFFSIKILPLKKYRDDGEAVMLIFSDVTQTKLLDKQLYETARFASIGELAAGIAHEVNNPLQASLLYLEDLIEAEESDPAERLKIYKRIEAASIRIRDLIKSLLDLGRTVAREKELVSPYYILLRACELIEVSCKKNGIELKRIASPDLPKIRVAWQEIEQVLINCLVNAINAISEMENKPANPKITITARKEFHLNRDGILFMISDNGPGMSKEVLDKAFLPLFTTRRGKQGTGLGLAISQRIISEHNGTISLESSLENGTRVLIRLPI, encoded by the coding sequence ATGCCTGAATCTCTACTCTCCGTTCTCCATTCTTTCTTCTATCCCGTGAAGGAAGGAATTCTCGCGTTGGATACGGAAACCGAAACCATTCTCTATCTCAATCCGGCATTAGAAAGACTTCTGAATTATTCCATCGATGAGCTCACAGGCAAGCCTCTGGATTTGATCCTCCCAAGTCCGACTCAACCTCGGGAAACGCTTACGGTCAAACGAAACGAACCTCTCAAAGTATACTGGCAACTCCGCGATAAAAACGGAGAAAGAAAATTAGTCAACTTCACGGTCAATACTTCCAATTTTTTAGGGAAGGACGTATTCTTATTTTATTTTACGGATCGATCCGAAATCCAGCAAACCGAACTTCGTCTCTACTACATGCAAAGTGTCTTAAGAACACTTCGACTTCTGAGACAGAATCTACGTTATCTGACATCGGAAAGCCTCGTCTTTCAAAAGCTCTGCGATACCTTGAAGGAGAACCCGCACTACTTTCTTGTCTGGGCTTTCTTTTTTAAGGACGGAGAACTTCAGGTCCTCGGACAAAAGGATCTCAATCCGGATCTAAAACAAAAGATTCATTCTTTTATAACGTCCGATTCTCCTTTCCCTATGCGAAATCTCATCGACTCGAAAGACAATTTTATCATTCACGAATTCGGTAACGGTAAATATCCGGAATGGGAATCCATCTTTTCCGATCATAAATTTCGAAGAAGTCTTTCCATCGGTATCAGAGACAAGGAAAATCTTTTGGGCGGAATCGAAATTCTTTCCCTCGAAGGAATGGCCTTCGACTCAGGAGAAAATTTCCTTTATGAAGAAATCATCTCCGACGTCCATACATCTCTTCAAAATGCGAAAACAGAAAGAACTCGAATCGAAAACTCCAAAAAGCTTCAGTTCCAAGGCGCGCTTCTGAACTCGATCGAAGTCCCGCTGATCTCGACGGACGATGAAGGTTATATCACTTACGGAAATAGAAGTTTGGAGAAAATATTAGGAGTTTATAAAGAAGATTTTATCGATTCCCATATCGGAGAATTTTTGAATCTCAGCCAAGAAGTGATCGATCGTTTTTCTAAAGAAGAATTCAGAACCGAAATTATTATGAAAATCTTTCCGGACATAGAAGCTCCGATGCTTCTTGCTTCCTCTCGAATTCGGGACGAATACGGAAACTCGATCGGAACGATTCTTCTTCTCTTGGATATCTCGGAGCAAAAGAAAAACGAAGAACTCATTCGTTCCTCCGAAATAAAACTTCGGAATCTTTTCTCGGCGATGAACAACGGGATCGTAATCTTAACGCCGAAGGGAATCATCTTGGAAGTGGCGCCGATTCTCAAATTTCTTCTTTTCCAAATCCTAAACGTGAATCCGGGCGAGGACTTCTTCTCTCTTTTCGTAAAATCCGTTTCCAACGAACTTAAAAAAGGAATCGAAAGTTGCCTCACCTCGCAACGTGCGGTCTTCTTGGATCTTCCAATTCAGTTCATCGAAGGCGAAGAAAACTTCTTCTCGATCAAAATTCTTCCTCTTAAAAAATACAGAGACGACGGAGAAGCCGTCATGCTCATCTTCTCAGACGTCACTCAGACAAAACTCTTGGACAAACAACTCTACGAAACCGCTCGTTTCGCTTCCATCGGGGAATTGGCGGCCGGGATCGCGCACGAAGTAAACAACCCTCTTCAAGCGAGTCTCCTTTATCTCGAAGATCTCATCGAAGCGGAAGAATCGGATCCCGCAGAAAGACTCAAGATCTACAAAAGAATCGAAGCCGCAAGCATTCGTATCCGGGACCTCATCAAGTCTCTTCTGGATTTGGGAAGAACCGTCGCAAGAGAAAAGGAATTGGTGTCTCCTTATTATATTCTTCTGAGGGCCTGCGAGCTGATCGAGGTCTCCTGTAAAAAAAACGGAATCGAATTAAAACGAATCGCGAGTCCGGATCTTCCAAAGATTCGAGTCGCTTGGCAAGAGATCGAACAAGTCCTGATCAATTGCCTTGTCAACGCGATCAATGCAATCTCCGAAATGGAAAATAAACCGGCTAACCCGAAAATTACGATCACCGCTCGCAAAGAATTTCATTTGAACCGAGACGGAATTCTTTTTATGATTTCGGATAACGGTCCCGGAATGAGTAAAGAAGTTCTTGATAAAGCGTTTTTACCCCTCTTTACTACGAGAAGAGGCAAACAAGGTACCGGTTTAGGTTTGGCCATTTCTCAGAGGATTATCTCGGAACATAATGGAACAATCTCTCTGGAGTCTTCTCTTGAGAACGGAACTAGGGTTTTGATTCGCCTTCCCATATAG
- a CDS encoding alpha/beta fold hydrolase: MKEVLGFRELEVETGGNSVYFLEKNQEKTKTILLIHGLLDSATGLRRLAPKIRQDYRILIPDIPGFGKSKLPDLKYLYQVDVFGDLIYEAIRKMDLENLVLGGHSMGALIAMHIALRDREKRISKLVLIAPGGIPHPKRDEMKELLFPKTEKDMVKLIEALYYETPELPGRLARKALIQSWNELPNQFLTINTLEREEEIFLGKKLGEIKIPALILSGKEDPITDASMTKKLHSYLKKSKLVFIPGAKHAIHMEKPDELSLEINRYLD; encoded by the coding sequence ATGAAAGAGGTTCTCGGTTTTCGGGAACTTGAAGTGGAGACCGGCGGTAACTCGGTTTATTTTTTGGAGAAGAATCAGGAGAAAACAAAGACGATTCTTTTGATACACGGGCTTTTGGATTCCGCCACCGGATTGAGAAGGCTTGCTCCCAAAATTCGACAAGACTACAGGATTCTTATCCCCGACATTCCCGGGTTCGGAAAGAGTAAATTACCTGATCTGAAATATCTCTATCAAGTGGACGTATTCGGGGATTTGATCTACGAAGCGATCCGGAAGATGGATCTCGAAAATCTCGTGTTAGGCGGTCATTCGATGGGTGCATTGATTGCAATGCATATCGCTTTAAGAGATCGGGAGAAAAGAATCTCTAAGTTGGTTTTGATCGCACCGGGGGGAATTCCACATCCGAAAAGAGACGAGATGAAAGAACTTCTGTTTCCAAAGACGGAAAAAGATATGGTAAAACTCATAGAGGCCCTTTACTACGAAACTCCCGAATTGCCGGGAAGGCTCGCGAGAAAGGCGTTGATCCAATCTTGGAACGAACTTCCCAATCAATTTTTGACGATCAATACTTTGGAGAGGGAAGAGGAAATTTTCTTGGGAAAAAAACTAGGGGAGATCAAGATTCCGGCGCTGATCCTATCGGGGAAAGAGGATCCGATCACGGACGCATCGATGACTAAGAAACTCCATTCTTACTTAAAGAAGAGTAAACTGGTTTTTATTCCCGGCGCAAAACACGCAATTCACATGGAGAAGCCGGACGAACTTTCTTTGGAAATCAATCGGTATCTGGATTAG
- a CDS encoding DegT/DnrJ/EryC1/StrS family aminotransferase, translating into MSDMITARKTFLPFALPSISERAIEEVSSVLRSGWITSGPKVKEFEEEFARYTGADYALALNSATAGLHLALEAIGMSRGDAAICPAVTFTATAEVICYFDAEPILTDVDPIFNLMTPETLRATIERECTYQNGSLLHKKTGKTVRAILPVHLAGVICDMEGILEIAKEYHLYVIEDAAHAFPAVHKGRKIGTFGDFTVFSFYATKGITTGEGGMVTTNHSHFAERIKLMRLHGINRETYDRPGWYYEVVSPGFKYNMTDVAAALGIVQLSEADDLWKRRIEIAELYKKEFADLPFLHLPLSAPDGEHSWHLFRVEVDRASSKIDRDIFASELKKRNIGSSLHFIPLFEHPFYSARYEYKKENFPNSNAMYSRSLSLPLFPGMKEEDIQDVVKAVKEIFNGI; encoded by the coding sequence ATGTCCGATATGATCACAGCTCGCAAAACCTTTCTTCCCTTCGCGCTCCCTTCCATCTCGGAAAGAGCGATCGAAGAAGTCTCCTCTGTCCTTCGCTCCGGCTGGATTACCTCCGGGCCCAAAGTCAAAGAATTCGAGGAAGAATTTGCCCGTTACACCGGTGCCGATTACGCCCTCGCTCTAAACTCTGCGACCGCGGGGCTCCATCTCGCTCTCGAGGCCATCGGGATGAGTCGTGGCGACGCGGCGATCTGTCCAGCCGTCACTTTCACGGCGACCGCCGAAGTGATCTGCTACTTCGACGCGGAGCCGATCCTCACCGACGTAGATCCCATCTTCAACCTCATGACTCCCGAAACTCTCCGCGCGACGATCGAGAGAGAATGCACGTATCAAAACGGATCCCTCCTTCATAAAAAAACGGGTAAAACCGTCAGAGCGATTCTTCCGGTTCATCTAGCAGGCGTTATCTGCGACATGGAAGGAATTTTAGAGATCGCAAAAGAATATCATCTTTATGTAATAGAAGACGCGGCTCACGCATTTCCCGCGGTTCACAAAGGAAGAAAGATCGGAACCTTCGGCGACTTTACCGTCTTTAGTTTTTATGCTACGAAGGGAATCACAACGGGTGAAGGTGGAATGGTCACTACCAATCATTCTCACTTCGCGGAAAGAATCAAACTCATGCGTCTCCACGGAATCAACCGTGAAACCTACGATCGCCCGGGCTGGTATTACGAAGTAGTTTCCCCCGGTTTTAAATACAACATGACCGACGTCGCCGCCGCTCTGGGAATCGTCCAACTTTCCGAAGCGGACGACCTCTGGAAAAGAAGAATCGAAATCGCGGAGTTATATAAAAAAGAATTCGCTGATCTTCCCTTTCTTCATCTTCCACTTTCCGCTCCGGACGGAGAACATTCCTGGCATCTCTTCCGTGTGGAAGTGGACCGTGCATCCTCCAAAATCGACAGGGATATCTTCGCTTCTGAATTAAAAAAACGGAATATAGGTTCTAGCCTTCACTTCATTCCTCTTTTCGAACATCCTTTCTACAGCGCCCGTTACGAATATAAGAAAGAAAACTTCCCGAATTCGAACGCGATGTATTCCAGATCTCTCTCCCTTCCCCTTTTCCCTGGAATGAAGGAAGAAGACATCCAAGACGTCGTCAAAGCGGTCAAAGAAATCTTCAACGGTATCTAA
- the add gene encoding adenosine deaminase produces MALTFGEILERIRIIDRDVTELNRLKSRLPADRPYSSSLQISFDKQINELLNERVGLMELEVLDPPSWILGAPTVGIPHETPVPIKGLFPSGDLSKEKPDDQDVINFLRELPKTEIHLHLEACVNKDTMKQLMAKNGITVSDEEFEAKFNFKDLNGFIQVFFFIQSLVKEPADFSYFVGSLAEYMRANNIVYTEVFFAPSKFIQNGLDFDEMVDYLVNRIREEKENDGITIRLLVDVSRSFGPENAMNNLNRVLKLRHPEVIGIGLGGAELMGPARDYQGVFQKAREAGLRVVAHSGEDDGPWAIWEAVELLKAERIGHGTSAIQDPELVRYLREKHIPIEICVTSNVFTGKYVRKEQNHPVRYYYDQGLPLSINTDDPEIFNVNLTYEYFKLWRFLDFSLDEIVDLIRQGVFASFHPNKESLWAEMEKKINLVKARYGLRK; encoded by the coding sequence GTGGCTCTAACATTTGGAGAGATCTTAGAAAGAATCCGGATCATCGATCGAGATGTAACCGAACTCAATCGTCTCAAGTCCCGACTTCCAGCAGATCGTCCTTATTCTTCTTCCCTTCAGATTTCTTTCGACAAACAAATCAACGAACTCTTAAACGAAAGAGTCGGCCTCATGGAACTCGAGGTCTTGGATCCACCTTCTTGGATTTTAGGAGCTCCTACAGTCGGGATTCCGCACGAAACACCGGTTCCGATCAAAGGACTTTTTCCTTCCGGAGATCTTTCGAAGGAAAAACCGGACGACCAAGACGTAATCAATTTCCTCAGAGAACTTCCGAAGACGGAAATCCATCTCCACCTCGAAGCTTGCGTGAACAAAGACACGATGAAACAGCTCATGGCGAAGAATGGAATCACGGTTTCCGACGAAGAGTTTGAAGCGAAGTTCAACTTCAAAGATCTCAACGGATTTATCCAAGTATTCTTCTTTATCCAATCTCTTGTAAAAGAACCCGCTGACTTTTCCTACTTTGTGGGAAGTCTTGCGGAATACATGCGCGCAAACAACATCGTTTATACGGAAGTATTCTTCGCTCCTTCTAAGTTCATCCAGAACGGCTTGGACTTCGACGAGATGGTGGACTATCTCGTCAATCGAATCAGAGAGGAGAAAGAGAATGACGGAATCACAATACGCTTGTTAGTCGACGTCTCGCGTTCTTTCGGTCCGGAAAACGCGATGAATAATCTCAACCGTGTTCTCAAACTCAGACATCCGGAAGTTATCGGAATCGGACTCGGAGGCGCAGAGCTTATGGGACCGGCGAGAGACTATCAGGGAGTTTTTCAGAAAGCGAGAGAAGCCGGGCTTCGTGTAGTCGCCCACTCGGGAGAAGACGACGGACCTTGGGCGATCTGGGAAGCCGTAGAACTTCTCAAAGCGGAAAGAATTGGACACGGAACTTCGGCGATCCAAGATCCTGAACTCGTTCGTTACCTCAGGGAAAAACATATTCCTATCGAGATTTGTGTGACGTCTAACGTGTTCACCGGAAAATACGTCAGAAAAGAACAAAATCACCCGGTTCGATATTATTACGATCAAGGACTTCCTCTTAGTATCAATACGGACGATCCTGAAATTTTCAACGTCAACCTTACCTATGAGTATTTTAAACTCTGGAGATTTTTGGATTTTTCTTTGGACGAGATCGTTGACTTGATTCGTCAGGGAGTTTTCGCTTCTTTTCATCCGAACAAAGAATCTCTCTGGGCTGAAATGGAAAAGAAAATCAATCTCGTAAAGGCGAGATACGGTTTGAGAAAATAG
- a CDS encoding VOC family protein, with product MQPRINIITLGVKNFDKAVRFYQEGLGFPRMDFQGDIAFFTLNGTWFTLFPLDELAADIGVPSQGTGFRGFTLAYNGSSKKEVDEVIAQAQKAGAKIVKQPQDVFWGGYSGYFEDPEGYYWEVAWNPIFYPGPKSEDTP from the coding sequence ATGCAACCTAGAATCAATATCATTACTCTCGGAGTAAAAAATTTCGACAAAGCGGTTCGTTTTTATCAGGAAGGATTGGGATTTCCTCGGATGGATTTTCAAGGGGATATCGCCTTCTTTACGTTAAACGGAACTTGGTTCACACTCTTTCCCTTGGACGAACTCGCCGCTGATATCGGTGTTCCGTCGCAAGGAACGGGTTTTCGAGGATTCACGCTTGCTTATAACGGTTCTTCAAAAAAAGAAGTGGATGAAGTGATTGCACAAGCGCAGAAGGCCGGTGCAAAGATCGTAAAACAACCTCAAGACGTTTTCTGGGGAGGATACTCCGGTTATTTCGAAGATCCGGAAGGTTACTATTGGGAAGTTGCATGGAATCCGATATTTTATCCCGGCCCAAAATCGGAGGATACACCTTAA
- the ygiD gene encoding 4,5-DOPA dioxygenase extradiol has protein sequence MNPVLFLGHGSPMNLVIPTEFSRSLEAFGSTLEGVKNILIVSAHWKTRGTYVTIADPPEQIYDFYGFPDALYAIEYHPKGDSSLANRVKEVVKTVSVQTTSERGIDHGSWGVLYFLFQKANLPVVQLSIDANLSAEQQYRIGQELRQLREEGTLIIGSGNIVHNLGKADFHNMNATPADWAIEFDEFVRQALESRNDKAILEFQKKGDIAKLAAPSTEHFEPIFYVLGAMMPEEKIKFIHHSFQNRSVSMRSFVGV, from the coding sequence ATGAATCCAGTTTTATTCTTAGGTCACGGTTCTCCGATGAATCTAGTCATCCCAACCGAATTCTCCCGCAGTTTGGAAGCCTTTGGTTCTACCTTGGAAGGTGTGAAGAATATCCTAATCGTTTCCGCACATTGGAAGACGAGGGGGACTTATGTGACAATCGCCGATCCACCGGAGCAAATTTACGATTTCTACGGATTCCCGGATGCGTTGTATGCAATCGAATATCATCCCAAGGGCGATTCTTCCTTAGCGAATCGTGTGAAAGAAGTCGTAAAAACCGTTTCAGTTCAGACGACTTCCGAACGGGGAATCGATCATGGAAGTTGGGGAGTCCTTTACTTTCTTTTTCAAAAAGCGAATCTTCCCGTGGTTCAATTGAGTATCGACGCTAATCTGAGCGCGGAACAACAATACCGAATCGGGCAGGAGTTGAGACAATTGAGAGAAGAAGGGACTTTAATCATCGGAAGCGGGAACATCGTTCACAATCTGGGAAAAGCGGACTTCCACAATATGAACGCCACACCTGCGGATTGGGCGATCGAGTTTGACGAATTCGTGCGACAAGCGCTCGAATCCAGAAACGATAAGGCGATCTTAGAATTTCAAAAGAAGGGAGACATTGCGAAACTTGCGGCTCCTTCCACGGAGCATTTCGAACCGATCTTTTACGTATTAGGAGCGATGATGCCCGAAGAAAAAATCAAGTTCATCCATCACAGTTTTCAAAATCGATCCGTTTCGATGCGATCCTTCGTTGGCGTCTAA